Proteins co-encoded in one Trueperella abortisuis genomic window:
- a CDS encoding ABC transporter permease, protein MAQNTTSTRKAGAGTYLKGLVYTGIRSGWLVSVLAVLIAFVIGAILIALTGSNVLDAYYAMFRGAIFDPQASSFVRQIKPITDSFFYAIPLIIGGLGLAFGFRAGLFNIGGAGQLIFGSLAAVWVGFNMSFPPVVHTLLALLAGIAAGALYAGIAGALKARTGANEVIVTIMLNSIATLALGYILLQPAWQVPGSSFPKTPTVADTAALSPLLPAPFKLHFGIVIAVLATILFWWVLERSTFGFEVRAVGANPNAARTAGISVGKVTTLTMVASGSFLGLAGANEALGTIGYVSGNVAGTVGFDAITVALLGRNKPLGTFLAGLLFGAFKAGGYIMQTKGVPVDMILILQSTIVLLIAAPALVRWIFRLPRANSVTLRQYVTLSERGIKVTEENANDLVSAGVSAKESTPARNDNRISSDKETAQATEENKGGQR, encoded by the coding sequence ATGGCTCAAAATACGACGTCCACACGCAAGGCAGGGGCGGGCACCTACCTCAAGGGCTTGGTCTACACCGGCATCCGCTCCGGTTGGCTCGTCTCGGTGCTCGCAGTGCTCATCGCGTTCGTCATCGGCGCTATCCTGATCGCGCTGACCGGTTCGAACGTGCTCGACGCCTACTACGCGATGTTCCGCGGCGCCATCTTCGACCCGCAGGCCAGCTCCTTCGTTCGTCAGATCAAGCCGATCACGGATTCCTTCTTCTACGCGATCCCGCTCATCATTGGCGGACTTGGCCTGGCATTCGGTTTCCGGGCCGGCCTGTTCAACATCGGTGGCGCCGGCCAGCTGATTTTCGGCTCGCTGGCGGCCGTGTGGGTGGGCTTCAACATGTCCTTCCCGCCCGTCGTACACACCCTGCTGGCCCTGCTGGCGGGTATTGCGGCCGGCGCGCTCTACGCCGGCATCGCGGGCGCGCTCAAGGCGCGCACGGGAGCCAACGAGGTGATCGTGACGATCATGCTCAACTCGATCGCCACCCTCGCGCTCGGCTACATCCTTCTGCAGCCGGCCTGGCAGGTGCCGGGATCGTCCTTCCCGAAGACGCCGACCGTGGCCGATACGGCCGCGCTGAGCCCGCTGCTTCCCGCGCCGTTCAAGCTCCACTTCGGCATCGTCATCGCGGTGCTGGCCACGATCCTGTTTTGGTGGGTGCTCGAGCGTTCGACCTTCGGTTTCGAGGTCCGGGCGGTGGGCGCCAACCCCAACGCGGCCCGAACCGCCGGCATCTCGGTGGGGAAGGTGACCACGTTGACGATGGTCGCCTCCGGTTCCTTCCTCGGACTCGCGGGTGCCAATGAGGCGCTCGGTACTATCGGGTATGTTTCGGGCAACGTGGCAGGTACCGTCGGCTTCGACGCCATCACGGTGGCCCTTCTGGGGCGCAACAAGCCGCTTGGCACCTTCTTGGCCGGCCTGCTCTTTGGGGCCTTCAAGGCGGGTGGTTACATCATGCAGACCAAGGGCGTGCCGGTTGACATGATCCTCATCCTGCAGTCCACCATCGTTCTCCTCATTGCAGCCCCGGCACTCGTGCGCTGGATCTTCCGCCTGCCGCGCGCAAACTCGGTCACGCTGCGCCAGTACGTCACGCTGAGCGAGCGTGGCATCAAGGTCACCGAAGAGAACGCGAACGACCTCGTCAGCGCCGGCGTGAGCGCCAAAGAGTCCACGCCTGCGCGAAACGATAACCGGATCAGTAGCGACAAGGAAACCGCGCAAGCGACCGAGGAGAACAAGGGAGGCCAGCGATGA
- a CDS encoding ABC transporter permease: protein MSVDVRNETPRKAEQKEVRTRLSWKLPITYALAALLLVFFALNAKGETILRLNDRSQSYTLGDTAINAPLFLWIFVAIALVGTAWSILSTLSRGKYGKIGHTLDVVTMLLVGIVTILSFLVFAGAGSAGAVTLTSTLGATVAISTPLIFGSLSGVICERVGVVNINIEGQLLAGAFAGVMAASFFHNAYIGLLFAPLAGALLGSLLALFAVRYGVDQIIVGVVLNVLALGLTAFFYDTVMTKDQQLFNTNRYSLSAIKIPGLSEIPVIGPMLFNQTIVVYVMYVAVIFLAIFIFRSRWGLRLRACGEHPKAADTVGINVNRTRTRNTILGSALAGFGGASFTIGTGLAFTDNISAGNGYIALAAMILGKWHPVGAMGAAVMFGFARAVAQLVPSLHSGIPSNLLNMIPYIVTIIAVAGFVGKSRPPAAENIPYVKS, encoded by the coding sequence ATGAGCGTTGATGTTCGTAACGAGACTCCGCGCAAGGCGGAGCAGAAGGAAGTGCGCACCCGCCTGTCGTGGAAGCTACCTATCACCTACGCGCTGGCGGCCCTCCTACTGGTCTTCTTCGCGCTGAACGCCAAGGGCGAGACGATTCTGCGTCTGAATGACCGCAGCCAGTCTTACACGTTGGGCGACACCGCGATCAACGCGCCGCTGTTCCTGTGGATCTTCGTGGCGATCGCACTGGTGGGAACTGCCTGGTCGATCCTGTCCACGCTCTCGCGTGGCAAGTACGGCAAGATCGGGCACACCTTGGACGTGGTGACGATGCTCCTCGTGGGAATCGTGACCATCCTGTCCTTCCTCGTCTTCGCGGGCGCCGGCTCGGCCGGCGCGGTGACGCTGACCTCGACGCTGGGAGCGACGGTGGCGATCTCCACCCCACTCATCTTCGGCTCACTCTCCGGCGTCATCTGTGAGCGCGTGGGCGTGGTCAACATCAACATCGAAGGCCAGCTACTTGCCGGCGCGTTCGCGGGAGTCATGGCGGCCTCGTTCTTCCACAACGCCTACATCGGCCTGCTGTTCGCCCCGCTGGCGGGTGCTCTCCTCGGCTCCCTGCTGGCGCTGTTCGCGGTGCGTTACGGCGTGGATCAGATCATCGTCGGCGTCGTGCTCAACGTGCTTGCCCTCGGCCTGACGGCGTTCTTCTACGACACGGTCATGACGAAGGACCAGCAGCTGTTCAACACGAACCGCTACTCGCTGAGCGCGATCAAGATTCCCGGCCTGTCCGAGATCCCCGTGATCGGCCCGATGCTGTTCAACCAGACGATCGTCGTCTACGTCATGTACGTCGCGGTGATCTTCCTGGCGATCTTCATCTTCCGCTCGCGCTGGGGCCTGCGCCTGCGCGCCTGCGGCGAGCACCCGAAGGCCGCGGACACGGTGGGCATCAACGTCAACCGCACCCGCACCCGCAACACGATCCTCGGATCGGCGCTGGCCGGCTTCGGAGGGGCATCCTTCACGATCGGCACGGGCCTGGCGTTCACGGATAACATCTCCGCTGGCAACGGATACATCGCCCTCGCCGCGATGATCCTCGGCAAGTGGCACCCGGTGGGGGCCATGGGCGCGGCCGTCATGTTCGGCTTCGCCCGCGCGGTCGCCCAGCTCGTGCCGTCGCTGCACAGCGGTATCCCATCCAACCTGCTGAACATGATCCCCTACATTGTCACGATCATCGCGGTCGCCGGCTTCGTCGGCAAGTCGAGGCCGCCGGCAGCTGAGAACATCCCCTACGTGAAGTCATGA
- a CDS encoding cytidine deaminase, which produces MTINWNALKELAIEAMKCAYAPYSGYPVGVAGVTTDGRYVSGCNVENASYGLGTCAENGMISALVRSGGGQLAAVWCVNGDGETAVPCGRCRQLLYEFGGPDLLVYMPETGPQPMTYVLPEAFGPRDLTDYDSEAAVDMSKTIFKD; this is translated from the coding sequence ATGACGATCAACTGGAACGCCCTGAAAGAACTGGCGATTGAAGCAATGAAGTGCGCCTACGCGCCCTACTCGGGTTACCCGGTGGGCGTTGCAGGCGTGACGACCGACGGCCGATACGTCTCGGGCTGTAACGTGGAGAACGCCTCCTACGGTCTGGGCACGTGCGCGGAAAACGGAATGATTAGCGCGCTCGTGCGCTCCGGCGGGGGACAGCTCGCCGCGGTGTGGTGTGTCAATGGTGACGGGGAGACGGCGGTCCCGTGCGGCCGCTGCCGTCAGCTGCTCTACGAGTTCGGAGGCCCGGACCTGTTGGTCTACATGCCTGAAACGGGCCCGCAGCCGATGACGTACGTGCTCCCGGAGGCCTTCGGCCCCCGCGACCTCACCGACTATGACAGCGAGGCCGCCGTCGACATGTCGAAGACGATATTTAAGGACTGA
- a CDS encoding thymidine phosphorylase → MTEQFDVVDIIRAKRDKNKLTLAEINWTIDAYTRGVVGDEQMAALAMAIFLNGMDREEIAQWTQAMIDSGETMDFKSLGKPTADKHSTGGVGDKITLPLAPLVAVYGVAVPQLSGRGLGHTGGTLDKLEAISGWRAALSNEEIMAQLADVGAVICAAGSGLAPADKKLYALRDVTATVDCIPLIASSIMSKKIAEGTDSLVLDVKVGSGAFMKDLDMARELARTMVDLGTDAGVVTTALLTDMSTPLGLKVGNAPEVAESVEVLAGGGPADVVELTCALAREMLTAAGQPDADIEEALKDGRAMDKWREMIRAQDGDPDAPLPLAKHSHDVLAEADGVLTTLDALAVGVASWRLGAGRAFKEEPIQLAAGIELYKKPGDSVKKGEKLMTFLTDEEARIPRALEALEGGIVIGGEYTPRESVVLDRISS, encoded by the coding sequence ATGACGGAACAGTTTGATGTCGTGGACATCATTCGTGCCAAGCGCGACAAGAACAAGCTGACGCTTGCGGAGATCAACTGGACGATCGACGCCTACACCCGTGGGGTGGTCGGCGACGAGCAGATGGCCGCCCTGGCGATGGCGATCTTCCTCAACGGGATGGACCGCGAGGAGATCGCCCAGTGGACCCAAGCCATGATCGACTCGGGCGAGACGATGGACTTCAAGTCCCTCGGTAAGCCGACGGCTGACAAGCATTCGACCGGCGGCGTGGGGGACAAGATCACCCTCCCGCTCGCTCCGCTCGTGGCCGTCTACGGTGTGGCTGTCCCGCAGCTGTCCGGGCGGGGCCTTGGGCACACGGGAGGAACGCTCGACAAGCTCGAGGCCATCTCCGGCTGGCGCGCCGCGCTGAGCAACGAGGAGATCATGGCCCAGCTCGCCGACGTCGGCGCGGTTATCTGCGCGGCAGGCTCCGGCCTGGCGCCCGCCGACAAGAAGCTCTACGCCCTGCGTGACGTGACGGCGACCGTGGACTGCATCCCGCTGATCGCTTCCTCGATCATGTCGAAGAAGATCGCCGAGGGCACAGACTCGCTCGTCCTTGATGTCAAGGTCGGCTCGGGCGCCTTCATGAAGGACCTCGACATGGCCAGGGAGCTAGCCCGCACCATGGTCGACCTCGGTACCGACGCCGGGGTTGTCACCACGGCGCTGCTGACCGACATGTCCACCCCGCTCGGCCTCAAGGTGGGCAACGCCCCCGAGGTCGCAGAGTCGGTGGAGGTGCTCGCGGGCGGCGGACCGGCCGACGTCGTCGAGCTGACCTGCGCGCTCGCACGGGAGATGCTCACCGCCGCCGGGCAGCCGGACGCGGACATCGAAGAGGCCCTCAAGGATGGGCGAGCCATGGACAAGTGGCGCGAGATGATTCGCGCCCAGGACGGCGACCCGGACGCCCCGCTCCCGCTGGCCAAGCACTCTCACGACGTGCTGGCCGAGGCGGACGGCGTGCTCACCACGCTCGACGCGCTCGCCGTGGGCGTGGCATCATGGCGCCTCGGCGCCGGGCGCGCCTTCAAGGAGGAGCCGATCCAACTGGCCGCGGGAATCGAGCTGTACAAGAAGCCGGGCGACTCGGTGAAGAAGGGCGAGAAGCTCATGACCTTCTTGACCGACGAGGAGGCGCGTATCCCGCGCGCGCTCGAGGCGCTTGAGGGCGGCATCGTCATCGGCGGGGAGTACACGCCGCGCGAGTCCGTCGTCCTGGACCGCATCTCGTCGTGA
- the deoC gene encoding deoxyribose-phosphate aldolase gives MTEVSKMIDHTLLKPEATIDDVAKLIEEAKELGTYSVCVSPSMLPLPAQIELGELKLCVVVGFPSGAVASEIKAAEAARAVAAGADEVDMVINIGYAKEHDWDSLGYDIAVVRDAIPYSLLKVIIESAVLTDEEIVEACKCAVEAGADFVKTSTGFHPAGGASTHAVKLMRETVGEELGVKASGGIRDAETAKAMIEAGASRLGLSSSRAVIEGFAS, from the coding sequence ATGACCGAAGTTTCGAAGATGATCGACCACACCCTGCTCAAGCCGGAGGCCACGATCGACGACGTCGCCAAGCTGATCGAGGAGGCCAAGGAGCTGGGCACATACTCGGTGTGCGTCTCCCCGTCCATGCTTCCGCTGCCGGCGCAGATCGAGCTGGGCGAGCTCAAGCTGTGCGTCGTCGTCGGCTTCCCCTCGGGGGCCGTCGCCTCCGAGATCAAGGCCGCCGAAGCCGCCCGGGCGGTGGCCGCCGGCGCCGATGAGGTGGACATGGTCATCAACATCGGCTACGCCAAGGAGCACGACTGGGATTCGCTCGGCTACGACATCGCCGTAGTCCGCGACGCCATCCCGTACTCCCTGCTCAAGGTGATCATCGAGTCGGCCGTTCTCACGGACGAGGAGATCGTCGAGGCATGCAAGTGCGCGGTCGAGGCCGGCGCCGACTTCGTCAAGACCTCCACGGGTTTCCACCCCGCGGGCGGCGCCTCCACCCACGCCGTCAAGCTCATGCGCGAGACGGTGGGAGAGGAGCTCGGGGTCAAGGCTTCCGGCGGCATTCGGGACGCGGAGACCGCGAAGGCCATGATCGAGGCGGGTGCCAGCCGTCTTGGCCTGTCCTCCTCGCGCGCGGTCATCGAGGGCTTTGCCTCCTAA
- a CDS encoding phospho-sugar mutase, translated as MTTHLFDDVAAWIGADPSADDRAELEALLASAKDGDAAATAELEDRFSGTLQFGTAGLRGVMEAGPNRMNAAVVRRAAAGLVAWLKETVADDFVVVIGYDARYHSEEFARDTAAIVTAAGGTAYLMPTKLPTPLLAYAVRKYGADAGVMVTASHNPPKDNGYKVYLGGRAASANGNGVQIIPPVDSQIAAAIAAAPAANEVPMSEGWNVIDDSIVADYVADTLARIPDGPRELKIVYTAMHGVGKGLVHPLLARAGFTDVVDVPSQIEPDPDFPTVAFPNPEEAGALDEAIKVAQEVGADIIIASDPDADRCSAAIPTPGGWRQLSGDEIGSILGEQAGAAAREAGTKGSLASSIVSSQMLSKIAEHHGLDYHSTLTGFKWIARAEDILFGYEEAIGFCCFPDLVKDKDGVSAALMLATTAAKMKAGGQSLQDVLDALAIRHGVYLTAPVTVRVEDLSIIPATMAKLRSQPPTELLGLPVASIEDLSEGSDDLPPTDALRIRTCEGDRVIVRPSGTEPKVKCYLEVIVPVADAASLPQAREAARERMERFKADVSAMLTL; from the coding sequence ATGACCACCCACCTTTTTGACGACGTCGCGGCGTGGATTGGCGCCGACCCCTCGGCCGATGACCGCGCAGAGCTCGAAGCGCTCCTCGCCTCCGCCAAAGACGGTGACGCCGCCGCCACGGCCGAGCTCGAAGACCGCTTTTCCGGCACACTCCAGTTCGGCACCGCCGGCCTGCGCGGTGTCATGGAGGCAGGCCCGAACAGGATGAACGCCGCCGTCGTGCGCCGAGCTGCCGCCGGGCTGGTTGCATGGCTGAAGGAGACGGTCGCTGACGACTTCGTCGTCGTCATCGGCTACGACGCCCGCTACCACTCGGAGGAGTTCGCGCGTGACACCGCCGCGATCGTCACCGCCGCGGGCGGCACCGCCTACCTCATGCCCACCAAGCTCCCCACGCCGCTACTCGCCTACGCCGTACGCAAGTACGGCGCCGACGCCGGGGTCATGGTCACCGCCTCGCACAACCCGCCCAAGGACAACGGCTACAAGGTCTACCTCGGCGGGCGCGCCGCCAGCGCGAACGGCAACGGCGTGCAGATCATCCCACCGGTGGACTCGCAGATCGCGGCGGCGATCGCCGCCGCTCCGGCGGCCAACGAGGTCCCCATGTCTGAGGGCTGGAACGTCATCGACGACTCGATCGTGGCCGACTACGTGGCCGACACCCTCGCCCGCATCCCGGACGGACCGCGTGAGCTGAAGATCGTCTACACCGCCATGCACGGCGTGGGCAAGGGCCTCGTCCACCCGCTTCTCGCACGGGCGGGGTTCACCGACGTCGTCGACGTGCCATCGCAGATCGAACCCGACCCGGACTTCCCCACGGTCGCCTTCCCCAACCCTGAGGAGGCCGGCGCGCTGGACGAGGCCATCAAGGTGGCACAGGAGGTGGGGGCTGACATCATCATCGCCTCCGACCCCGACGCCGACCGTTGCTCGGCGGCAATCCCGACCCCGGGAGGGTGGCGCCAGCTCTCCGGCGACGAGATCGGCTCCATCCTCGGCGAGCAGGCGGGCGCCGCCGCGCGCGAGGCCGGAACCAAGGGCTCGCTGGCCTCCTCCATCGTCTCTTCCCAGATGCTCTCGAAGATCGCCGAGCACCACGGGCTCGACTACCACTCGACCTTGACGGGTTTCAAGTGGATCGCGCGCGCGGAGGACATCCTCTTCGGCTACGAGGAGGCCATCGGTTTTTGCTGCTTCCCGGACCTCGTCAAGGACAAGGACGGCGTCTCGGCGGCCCTCATGCTGGCCACCACGGCCGCGAAGATGAAGGCCGGCGGTCAGTCCCTCCAGGACGTCCTCGACGCTCTGGCAATCCGCCACGGCGTGTACCTCACCGCGCCGGTGACGGTCCGCGTGGAGGACCTGTCGATCATCCCGGCCACGATGGCGAAGCTGCGCAGCCAGCCTCCGACCGAGCTGCTCGGCCTGCCCGTCGCCTCCATCGAGGACCTGAGCGAGGGTAGCGACGACCTGCCACCCACGGACGCCCTGCGCATCCGTACCTGCGAGGGCGACCGTGTCATCGTCCGTCCCTCCGGCACTGAGCCCAAGGTCAAGTGCTACCTCGAGGTCATCGTGCCCGTCGCCGACGCCGCCTCGCTTCCCCAGGCGCGCGAGGCCGCCAGGGAGCGCATGGAGCGTTTCAAGGCCGACGTCTCCGCCATGCTCACGCTCTAG
- a CDS encoding purine-nucleoside phosphorylase: MDYMDLAREAAAKIADVTGVDKHDIALTLGSGWGGAADLIGEVVAEVPAEDIPGFSKSAVAGHGGKLTSIRLKGGKHALVLGARTHYYEGKGVRAVAHGVRTAAAAGAKVCILTNGCGSTREQVGPGSAVLIRDHINLTATSPLEGANFVDLTDLYSSRLRGIAHQIDPNLVEGVYVQFSGPHYETPAEVRMAATLGGDLVGMSTALEAIAAREMGMEILGISLVTNLAAGVASDKLNHAEVLEAGKAAGPRISRLLADIIERIAEDLS; encoded by the coding sequence ATGGATTACATGGATTTGGCCCGCGAGGCGGCGGCGAAGATCGCCGACGTGACGGGCGTCGATAAACACGACATCGCTTTGACCCTTGGCTCGGGCTGGGGCGGGGCCGCTGACCTCATCGGTGAGGTCGTCGCCGAGGTTCCCGCCGAGGACATCCCGGGCTTTTCCAAGTCGGCAGTTGCCGGACACGGAGGAAAGCTCACCTCCATCCGCCTTAAGGGCGGCAAACACGCCCTCGTCCTGGGGGCCCGTACCCACTACTACGAGGGCAAGGGGGTACGTGCCGTCGCCCATGGCGTTCGCACTGCCGCTGCTGCCGGTGCGAAGGTCTGCATCCTGACCAACGGGTGCGGTTCCACCCGCGAGCAGGTCGGACCGGGCAGCGCCGTCCTCATTCGCGATCACATCAACCTCACCGCTACCTCCCCGCTTGAGGGCGCCAATTTCGTGGACCTCACGGACCTGTACTCCTCCCGCCTGCGCGGGATTGCCCACCAGATCGATCCGAACCTGGTGGAGGGCGTCTACGTCCAGTTCTCCGGCCCGCATTACGAAACTCCGGCGGAGGTGCGCATGGCGGCCACACTCGGCGGAGACCTCGTGGGCATGTCCACCGCACTCGAGGCGATCGCGGCACGCGAGATGGGGATGGAGATCCTCGGCATCTCGCTCGTGACGAATCTGGCCGCGGGCGTCGCAAGCGACAAGCTCAACCACGCCGAAGTGCTCGAGGCCGGCAAGGCCGCCGGACCGCGCATTTCCCGGCTTCTAGCGGACATCATTGAACGAATTGCGGAGGACCTCTCATGA
- a CDS encoding LOG family protein, with translation MVKKKRYRKGPVMLRGEHIPDTTTDARLLRPFQDPSFIHSEPWRIMRIQSEFVEGFGALADLGPAISIFGSARTSPDDRYYHLAEQIARELVSHGYGIITGGGPGIMEAGNKGAHEAGGVSVGLGIELPFEQGMNQYVNIGIDFRYFFVRKMMFVKYSLGFIVMPGGYGTMDELFEALTLVQTNKVSCFPIVLVGSEYWRGLVDWIEGRLLADGYISEGHEKILVVVDTAEEAVAAVLEGVHRLAEEKRSNEK, from the coding sequence ATGGTTAAGAAGAAGCGTTATCGCAAGGGCCCCGTGATGCTCAGGGGCGAACACATTCCGGATACCACCACCGACGCGCGGCTGCTGCGCCCGTTCCAGGATCCCTCCTTTATCCACTCCGAGCCCTGGCGCATCATGCGCATCCAGTCGGAATTCGTGGAAGGCTTCGGCGCGCTCGCCGACCTCGGGCCGGCGATCTCCATCTTCGGCTCCGCCCGCACCTCGCCCGATGACCGCTACTACCACCTCGCCGAGCAGATCGCCCGCGAGCTCGTCTCCCACGGCTACGGGATCATCACCGGAGGCGGACCGGGCATCATGGAGGCCGGCAACAAGGGAGCGCACGAGGCCGGCGGTGTCTCCGTCGGGCTCGGCATCGAGCTACCCTTCGAACAGGGCATGAATCAGTACGTCAACATCGGCATCGACTTTCGCTATTTCTTCGTGCGCAAGATGATGTTCGTCAAGTACTCCCTCGGCTTCATCGTCATGCCCGGCGGATATGGCACCATGGACGAACTCTTCGAGGCGCTGACCCTCGTGCAGACCAACAAGGTCTCATGCTTCCCCATCGTGCTCGTGGGCAGCGAGTACTGGAGGGGCCTCGTTGACTGGATCGAGGGCCGTCTTCTCGCCGACGGCTACATCTCCGAGGGGCACGAGAAGATCCTCGTGGTCGTCGACACCGCTGAGGAGGCCGTGGCCGCCGTCCTCGAGGGCGTCCACCGCCTCGCCGAGGAAAAGCGCTCAAACGAGAAGTAA
- a CDS encoding DUF3117 domain-containing protein, translated as MAAMKPRTGDGPLEAERDLHGTTLRMPLEGGGRLVLELSDEEVESLHEVLGKVLEL; from the coding sequence ATGGCAGCCATGAAACCGAGAACGGGAGATGGGCCGCTCGAGGCGGAGCGTGACCTCCACGGTACGACTCTGAGGATGCCTTTGGAAGGGGGCGGACGCCTCGTGCTCGAACTGAGCGACGAGGAGGTCGAGTCCCTCCACGAGGTCCTAGGTAAGGTCCTCGAGCTTTAA
- a CDS encoding O-methyltransferase, producing MDKAQSWTYAEHIVEESDLVLHARQQASDLGLKALSAATGHFLTALAAMGVKTIAEIGTGTGVSALYLLAASTDSVLTSIDTDAEAQAYARENFSAARIRPGRYRLINGRSADMLPRLASRSYDLVLVDGDPLEAAGDVSEALRMLRPGGTLVLAHALHDDRVADPARRDEATVALRNLGRELIEAEDLVSSLNPLGDGVLVSVKR from the coding sequence GTGGATAAGGCCCAGTCGTGGACGTACGCGGAGCACATTGTCGAAGAGTCGGATCTGGTGCTTCATGCGCGTCAGCAGGCGTCTGACTTGGGGCTGAAAGCGCTGTCGGCCGCCACGGGGCACTTCCTGACTGCGCTCGCCGCGATGGGCGTCAAGACTATCGCGGAGATCGGCACGGGAACGGGCGTCTCGGCGCTCTACCTCCTGGCCGCGTCCACGGACTCCGTGCTGACCTCCATCGACACGGACGCCGAGGCCCAGGCATACGCGCGGGAGAACTTCTCCGCGGCCCGCATCCGTCCCGGCCGCTACCGGCTCATCAACGGCCGTAGCGCCGACATGCTCCCCCGTCTCGCCTCGCGTTCCTACGACCTGGTACTCGTGGACGGCGATCCCCTCGAGGCCGCCGGCGACGTGTCCGAGGCGCTGCGGATGCTCCGCCCCGGCGGCACGCTCGTACTCGCCCACGCTCTTCACGACGACCGCGTGGCCGACCCGGCGCGCCGCGACGAGGCAACCGTCGCGTTGCGCAATCTCGGCCGGGAATTGATTGAGGCTGAAGACCTCGTCTCCAGCCTCAATCCCCTCGGTGACGGCGTGTTAGTCAGCGTTAAGCGCTAA
- a CDS encoding Mrp/NBP35 family ATP-binding protein: MSLPSIEDIKAELANVIDPEIRRPITDLGMVRSVEIDEAGNVVVGIDLTTAGCPLRDTIAQDTQKVVGAMAGVASVSVRMGVMDDAQRAELKKTLRGGEPERVIPFAQPGNLTRVYAITSGKGGVGKSSMTVNLAATMAKAGLKVGVVDADIYGFSIPQMMGVTHPPQVVDNMIIPPVVHDVKTISIGNFMSENGPVVWRGPMLHRALEQFFADVYWGDLDVLFIDLPPGTGDVALSVSSLIPTSEIVLVTTPQVAAADVAERAGLMAKQTDQRVVGIIENMSYLAMPDGSHMEIFGAGGGEAVSAQLSRNLGYHVPLLAQIPIEQDLREGGDSGTPFAIQPGQSPAQEAIREVATTLAHRARGLAGRPLGVKPVGN; encoded by the coding sequence ATGAGTTTACCGAGCATTGAAGATATTAAGGCCGAGCTCGCCAACGTCATCGACCCGGAGATCCGGCGCCCGATTACCGACCTGGGGATGGTGCGCTCCGTGGAGATCGACGAGGCCGGCAACGTCGTCGTCGGGATCGATCTGACGACGGCGGGGTGCCCGCTTCGGGATACGATCGCGCAGGACACCCAGAAGGTTGTGGGCGCGATGGCGGGCGTTGCGTCCGTGAGCGTGCGCATGGGCGTGATGGACGACGCCCAACGCGCCGAGTTGAAGAAGACGCTGCGCGGGGGCGAACCCGAGCGCGTTATCCCCTTCGCCCAGCCGGGCAACCTCACCCGCGTCTACGCGATCACCTCGGGCAAGGGCGGCGTGGGCAAGTCCTCCATGACCGTCAACCTCGCCGCCACGATGGCAAAGGCGGGGCTGAAGGTGGGCGTTGTCGACGCGGACATCTACGGATTCTCCATCCCGCAGATGATGGGCGTGACCCACCCGCCGCAGGTGGTGGACAACATGATCATCCCGCCGGTGGTCCACGACGTGAAGACGATCTCGATCGGTAACTTCATGTCCGAGAACGGCCCTGTGGTCTGGCGCGGCCCGATGTTGCACCGCGCGCTTGAGCAGTTCTTTGCCGACGTCTACTGGGGTGACCTTGACGTCCTCTTTATTGACCTCCCGCCCGGGACGGGCGACGTGGCGCTGTCGGTGTCCTCCCTCATCCCGACCTCCGAGATCGTCCTCGTCACCACCCCGCAGGTGGCGGCGGCCGACGTCGCGGAGCGTGCGGGCCTCATGGCCAAGCAGACCGACCAGCGGGTGGTGGGCATCATCGAGAACATGTCCTACCTGGCGATGCCCGACGGCTCACACATGGAGATCTTCGGCGCCGGCGGCGGCGAGGCCGTCTCTGCCCAGCTCTCGCGCAACCTCGGCTATCACGTGCCGCTTCTGGCGCAGATCCCGATCGAGCAGGACCTGCGCGAGGGCGGTGACTCAGGAACCCCGTTCGCGATCCAGCCCGGGCAGTCCCCGGCGCAGGAGGCAATCCGCGAGGTGGCCACGACGCTCGCCCATCGTGCCCGCGGGCTCGCCGGACGCCCGCTCGGTGTCAAGCCGGTCGGTAACTGA